TCTTAATCCCAATACCCGACGACACATTGCTCTCTCTCTTTGCATCCGGATCAAAAGAATTAGAAACCAGTAAATACACCTCGTCTGCATTTACCGTCAGCTCAATGAAAATCCAGGCACCACTTGTTTCATTGGTCGTTGAATGTTTGAAAGCATTTTCCACAAAAGGGAACAATAACAGCGGTGAAATCTGACAGTTATTTGTCTCTCCTTTCACTTGTAAATCAACAGAAAAACGGCTACCATATCTGAGTTTCTCAAGATCAATATAATTGCGGATATAATTCAGCTCTTTCTCTACCGGAACACTCTCAGCAGTTGATTCATGAAGCACATAACGCATCAGGTCGGACAGTTTCATTATCATCTCCGGCGTCTTTTCCGAATGCTTTAAGGCCATTGCATAAAGATCATTCAGCACATTAAAAAAGAAATGTGGCTGAATCTGACTACGTAAGAACTGTAATTCAGCCTGAGATTTTTCGTGCGACAAAGAAAGGATGCGGTTCTCCTTTTCAAGCGAATAGCTGTAAAGTTTTACGGCAAAAGGAATAATCATCACAGCATTTATACTGATTACATAATGTAAAAGTTCAGTTGTATCAAAGAATGAGACATCCGGATTTCGGAATCCAAGTAAAGGAATGGAAGAGTAATAGACCAATGCTCGCTGCATAATACTGCCCACCATCATCATCGCCACAAATGCCACAGCAAAGCGGAAGTATTTTCTTTTAAGCAGCAACTCTGGAATAACATAATATAGTCCAAAGTATACAACACCCATTCTGATTGGTAAAAACACCACTTCATTATAAAAACATACCCAGTAGTTATTATAGCGCGTTCCCCATGAGAAGGTAAAAAACAAAACAATACTCACCCAATATACAATATGGAAGAATACTTGTTTCCGGTTATTTTGAAGGTTATACATTAAAGGCATTCTTTATATTAGTTTATGATGCTTGTAATCCAGCTATATGCATCAATCAATTACGTTTAAACACTAAACAAAAATAGTTCTTATTTATTTTATTCACAATACATTATTTAATGCGTTTGCATAAAAATCCGGGCGTTTACATAAATAATTTTTATATATAAAAACGATTGATTTCATTTGATCCGAATTCTGAAATTATATCCTTTATCTGTTAACTATGCGAAAACATGTTTTCCAACTTGCCTGTTGTCATTGTCTGTATGAGATTTGTTATAAAGTCTCATGCAACCATACAAACAAATTTATCTAATTATAAAATCTATTTAAATTATTACAATGAAAAAACTATTTGTTCTCTTATTCCTCTTTATCACAATGAGCCTTCATGCTCAGATAGAGAAAGTTGAACCCACCTGTTGGTGGATAGGGATGAAAAATCCAAAACTGCAACTGTTGGTCTATGGCAAAGATATAGCCCAGAATCAGGTAACAATAAAATATCCGGGGGTCAAAATTCTGAAGATTAACAAGGTATCGAATCCCAATTACTTGTTTATCGACCTGATTATTGATTCCAAACTAGCTAAAGCAGGTAAGTTCTACATTATGTTCCAGAAGAATGGCAAAACATCTGCCACTTACCAATACGAACTTAAAAACCGCGAACATGCTTCCGCCAGTCGAAAAGGTTTTGATAGCGGAGACGTTATCTATGAGATTCTGCCCGATCGTTTCTCTAATGGTGATACCACAAATGATTTTGTTAAAGATTACCCTGACGGCACAGACCGTAAAAATCCGGATGCGCGTCACGGAGGAGACATTCAGGGAATTATTAATCATCTCGATTATATTGCTTCCATGGGTTATACAGCTTTATGGCTTACACCAGTAGTGGAAAACAATATGCCTTCAACCTCCTATCACGGATATGCCACAACGGATTATTATAAAATTGACCCGCGTTTTGGAAGCAATGAACTCTATCGTAAATTGTCCGACGAATGCAAGAAAAAGAATATCAAGCTGATTATTGATGCCGTTGTAAATCATAGTGGTAAAAATTGGTGGATTTTTAAAGATCTGCCATCAAACGACTGGATAAACAACTATCCAAATATTAAAATATGCAACTTCCATGGCACCACAAACTTTGATCCTCACAAAGCAGAAGTTGATGCAAAAGCAATGTCCGACGGATGGTTTGCTGATTCAATGCCCGATTTGAACCAACAAAATCCATTTATGGCTAATTATCTTATTCAGAATACAATCTGGTGGATTGAGTATGCAGGGTTAAGCGGAGTACGCAGTGATACACACCAATATCCCGACAAGAAATTCATCAGTGAATGGAGCAAACAAATACTCAATGAATATCCCAATTTAAATATTGTTGGCGAAGTGTGGCTAGGTCAGACATCTATGATCTCGTATTGGCAGAAAAACGCCCCTAATCTTGACAAGTACAATTCCAATCTGCCTACTATCATGGACTTTCCTTTGTTCGGCGCCATACCTGTGGCTCTAACAGAAAGCGATGGATGGGGAGACTCGGGTATGAATCGTCTGTATGATCTGTTCAGCCAGGATTTCTTAATTGCCAATCCTATGAACGTTATGATTTTCCCCGACAACCATGACACCTCACGATTCTACACTGCAATTAAGGAAAACCTTGCAAACTATAAACTAGCTATGGCCCTATTCCTCACTACTCGCGGTATCCCTCAAATGTATGCAGGAACTGAGTTTCTGATGACCGGCGAAAAAGGTACCGGCGACGGAGTGATGCGTAAAGATTTCCTTGGCGGATGGGCCGAAGATAAAGTGAATGTCTTTACCGGAGAAGGACTAACAAACGATCAGATTGACGCTCTGAACTATATGAAACGCATACAGAACTGGCGTAAAACCAATGAAGCAGTTAAGTACGGAACAATGAAACATTTTGCCCCGGAAAATGGTGCCTATGTTTATTTCCGAATCAAGCAGGATAAAGCGGTAATGGTAATACTCAATAATAACGCCAATAAGCAGGAATTGCAAACCAGTCGTTTTGCAGAATGCCTGAACGGCCATCATTCAGGTACGGAAATCATCTCGGGAAAAACATTCAATTTCACGGATAAGATAGAAGTTCAGGGAAAAACAGCGATGATAATCGAATTGAATTAAATTAAAAATCCTGTGGTAAGCTGTACTTCGTTTACCACAGGATTATATTTCAGCAGTATCTTACCGATTACTTCTTAACAGCTTTTGCTGCAGCAGCAGGTGCTTTCTTTTTTGAATAACCGCTACCGTCGCAACCAGCTTCTGTGTTACCACTTTTATATTTTTGAGCTCTTACACAAGTGTTCTTCTGACATTTATCACAAACACCATCTTTATTTTCATCAGCAAAACAAGCTCTTCTTTTCACTGCTGTTGTGCTTGCGCTTTTATCAGCAGTTTGCGCGTTTGATGTTGTTCCCATAGAAAGGAGGAATACAGATACGAATAAAACTACAATCTTTTTCATACTAATGCTATTATTATTTCTATTAAATATTTACTGATTCTATTGATTCAGCTCACAGCAAAAATATGGATTCTATTCGATATTCTTTTTAATTCAGGAAGATTTATAAATAAAATAGGGAAGTTATAACAAATAATAAGGAATGCATAACAAAGGAAGTACAGGTAGGTAGGAAAAAAAAAGAAGAGGTTTCATATTATAAACTTCTTCTTTTTATTATAGAGTTAGATATATTTTTGCATATCTTACTTTTCTGCGTACAATTCTGATGAGTTTTCATTGTTTATTGATAGATTGATAAGGCAAACAAATTTGTGATACTGATCTTTTGATAAAATTACTCTGGCGTTAGCTAAGTTGAAATAGATGGCCTTGTTTACAGCTTCATCATATGATGCACCTTTAGCAATTTCTTTCTCAATTCTTTTTTCAGCTTCACCAAATATAAACTGTAAAGTCTCTCTTTGTTCTGGATCTGCGCTCAAAAAAGAAGATACTCTACTAAAAGTTTTTCCTTCATTCAACTTGTAGATAAAACTACTTGGACTACCTGCAAACGTTGCTGTACTAAAACCTAAAACAGCTAACACTAAAACTAATAACTTTTTCATAACTTAAAATTTTAATTAAACATTTGATAAAAAAAAGAGCAGACAATACCTCGAATCGAACTGTGTGTATTCATGGTATTGCCTGCAGGTCTTTTATCTTTCGACACTGCAAAGATAGAAATATGTTTTATAACATGCAAATATTTCAAGAGAAAATGTTGAAAAACATATTATTTTTCTTGTATTGAATACTTTTTTACTTTTATAAACATAATATTAACTATTATTTAGCTATATAAATATACCTTTTAGTGCATTCGACAACCATTATATATAACTTTTATCACTAATTTTAATGTTTATAATATCATTTTGTATACATTATTACTATTTTTGCTTTCTACACACAAACTAAACAGTTATGAAACAAAAATGAAACATCTGGCTCTACAGAGAAAAACAAGCTAAAATTGAAATTCAAATAGCATTTCAAAGAGTTTACCTTATATATTAATGTATGTATCTAAGCCCTGGAATCTAAAATGAAAGAAAAGAAATCTCTGTATTCGGATAGGAATTTGTAATTTTGCACCCAATTTTTAGAAAACATACATTATGAATACCGTTTTAGATATACATACTCATACCGTAGCCAGCGGACATGCATTCAGTACTCTGCAGGAAATGGCAAAGAGTGCCGCCGACAAAGGTTTGAAATTACTGGGTATCACAGAGCATGGTCCAAATATTCCCGGCACTTGCGATCCTATTTATTTCCGTAACATTTGGACTATCCCCCGCCAAATGTACGGTGTACAATTAATGTTGGGCTCAGAACTGAACATTTTGGATTATGAAGGCAATGTAGACCTGGACGAGTCTTTTTGGAAACGGATGGATATCTGCATTGCAGGATTACATTCACTCTGCTATACACCCGGAACAGTAGAACAAAATACATCGGCAGTTATAGGAGCCATTAGAAATCCATATATCAAAATCATAACGCACCCAGGAGATGGTACGGCAGAGCTAAATTATGAACCTATTGTACTGGCAGCAAAAGAAAACCACACGCTACTTGAAATAAACAACAGCTCACTGGAACCCTATCGCGAAAAAGAGTTGGCACCGGATAATTTCAGGGAAATTTTGCAGCTTTGCAAGAAATATGAACAACCGGTAATTCTAGGTAGCGATGCACATATATCATTTGCCATAGCTAATTACGAATTGATTTATCCACTACTAGCTGAGACGGAATTTCCTGAAGAATTGATAATGAATGATAAACTCGAGGCGTTTAAAGCCTATATTTCACAATGATAGCCACATCAATTCTGCACATCATTAAAAGGGTTTATAAATGAGGAATAAGAGCATGAGTCTTTTTAGTTATAAATAAAAGCAGACCATTATTCTGTAATAGAGTAATGGTCTGCTTTTATTTGCACTGTGATTTAGTGTCAATAATAGCTTTTTATTTCAGCTTAGAAGAATTATTAACCAACAATGCAATATAATTCTCAAATCGTTCACCATCTCTTACCTCCCACTTACTGCTCTTTTCATTCCACCTAAATGAGATGTAATTTGAAGCATCTGTTCCGGCTTCCTTATAATAAATAGCTTTTTGTCTGTCGCGAGAGAAATCCATTTTTTGCTTATCCCATCTGGCAAATTCCTGAACCTGATTTTCTCCTATAACTGTCATTGCAAAGAATGTATAAGGAATCCATTGCTCAGTGGAAGCATCCCAGCGAAAAGTCTTTTTATTTGTGGTCTGCCCATCTTCACTATAAGAATATTCATATCTGAAATGCGGAGTAAGAACGCACGAAACGGAATCATACAAAAATGTGGTTTCTTTGTTTTTGTCATAAACAAAACTTGTTGACTTCTGAGCATTTACTGCTGAACTACTTACAAACAACAAACAAATAGTAATACCAATTACTAATAGGCAAATACTAGATATAATCTTTTTCATAACCTAAAATTTTAATTTTTTATGTCCAATAGAAATAAATTGTTTCTCTAACTGCTATAGCTAATTTGAATATTACCGGTTCTTTATATTAGACGTAACATTCATCAAAATAGTTGCAACCCATATGCCAGAATATTAGATTATTGATATTCAATCATTTAAAGAAAGATCTATTGTTCATTTACGAACAGTGCCTATTTAAACCTGAACAACAGGAAGAAGAATAGGCTTCGCAACTCCCCTTTCTGTTTAGGGAAATTCCTATCAAAGAATGGGGAATATCACTATCAAGGGGAATAATCTAAGCCTACTTTTGTCACATAACAAAGAAACAAAGGGTATTAACAATTAAAAACTTGCTGTTATGAAAAAGATAATATTTACATTGGCTGCCATCATGATGGTATCAATAAGTTCAGTTAGTATGGCTTCAAACAGAGATGGACATCACAGAGGCGATTGCAAGGAAATAAGTATTGAGGTTTATGAAAACTACAGAACCCGCCACAACCGTAACTACGACAATGACAGAAGATACGAAGAATCCAGAGATTACAATAATTACGATAATCGCGACAGGGATAACTGGAACCGGGAAGATGAAGGAAGAGAATACAGAGAATGCCGGGACAGAGACCGTAGAGATTACAACCACAGAGATTGC
This genomic interval from uncultured Bacteroides sp. contains the following:
- a CDS encoding histidine kinase, with product MYNLQNNRKQVFFHIVYWVSIVLFFTFSWGTRYNNYWVCFYNEVVFLPIRMGVVYFGLYYVIPELLLKRKYFRFAVAFVAMMMVGSIMQRALVYYSSIPLLGFRNPDVSFFDTTELLHYVISINAVMIIPFAVKLYSYSLEKENRILSLSHEKSQAELQFLRSQIQPHFFFNVLNDLYAMALKHSEKTPEMIMKLSDLMRYVLHESTAESVPVEKELNYIRNYIDLEKLRYGSRFSVDLQVKGETNNCQISPLLLFPFVENAFKHSTTNETSGAWIFIELTVNADEVYLLVSNSFDPDAKRESNVSSGIGIKNVRDRLDILYPGRYVFDTKVIDQSYVSSLKIKLP
- a CDS encoding glycoside hydrolase family 13 protein; the encoded protein is MKKLFVLLFLFITMSLHAQIEKVEPTCWWIGMKNPKLQLLVYGKDIAQNQVTIKYPGVKILKINKVSNPNYLFIDLIIDSKLAKAGKFYIMFQKNGKTSATYQYELKNREHASASRKGFDSGDVIYEILPDRFSNGDTTNDFVKDYPDGTDRKNPDARHGGDIQGIINHLDYIASMGYTALWLTPVVENNMPSTSYHGYATTDYYKIDPRFGSNELYRKLSDECKKKNIKLIIDAVVNHSGKNWWIFKDLPSNDWINNYPNIKICNFHGTTNFDPHKAEVDAKAMSDGWFADSMPDLNQQNPFMANYLIQNTIWWIEYAGLSGVRSDTHQYPDKKFISEWSKQILNEYPNLNIVGEVWLGQTSMISYWQKNAPNLDKYNSNLPTIMDFPLFGAIPVALTESDGWGDSGMNRLYDLFSQDFLIANPMNVMIFPDNHDTSRFYTAIKENLANYKLAMALFLTTRGIPQMYAGTEFLMTGEKGTGDGVMRKDFLGGWAEDKVNVFTGEGLTNDQIDALNYMKRIQNWRKTNEAVKYGTMKHFAPENGAYVYFRIKQDKAVMVILNNNANKQELQTSRFAECLNGHHSGTEIISGKTFNFTDKIEVQGKTAMIIELN
- a CDS encoding phosphatase; translation: MNTVLDIHTHTVASGHAFSTLQEMAKSAADKGLKLLGITEHGPNIPGTCDPIYFRNIWTIPRQMYGVQLMLGSELNILDYEGNVDLDESFWKRMDICIAGLHSLCYTPGTVEQNTSAVIGAIRNPYIKIITHPGDGTAELNYEPIVLAAKENHTLLEINNSSLEPYREKELAPDNFREILQLCKKYEQPVILGSDAHISFAIANYELIYPLLAETEFPEELIMNDKLEAFKAYISQ
- a CDS encoding DUF3836 domain-containing protein produces the protein MKKIISSICLLVIGITICLLFVSSSAVNAQKSTSFVYDKNKETTFLYDSVSCVLTPHFRYEYSYSEDGQTTNKKTFRWDASTEQWIPYTFFAMTVIGENQVQEFARWDKQKMDFSRDRQKAIYYKEAGTDASNYISFRWNEKSSKWEVRDGERFENYIALLVNNSSKLK